The Pan paniscus chromosome 1, NHGRI_mPanPan1-v2.0_pri, whole genome shotgun sequence genome has a segment encoding these proteins:
- the SH3BP5L gene encoding SH3 domain-binding protein 5-like isoform X1 has protein sequence MAELRQVPGGRETPQGELRPEVVEDEVPRSPVAEEPGGGGSSSSEAKLSPREEEELDPRIQEELEHLNQASEEINQVELQLDEARTTYRRILQESARKLNTQGSHLGSCIEKARPYYEARRLAKEAQQETQKAALRYERAVSMHNAAREMVFVAEQGVMADKNRLDPTWQEMLNHATCKVNEAEEERLRGEREHQRVTRLCQQAEARVQALQKTLRRAIGKSRPYFELKAQFSQILEEHKAKVTELEQQVAQAKTRYSVALRNLEQISEQIHARRRGGLPPHPLGPRRSSPVGAEAGPEDIEDGDSGIEGAEGAGLEEGSSLGPGPAPDTDTLSLLSLRTVASDLQKCDSVEHLRGLSDHVSLDGQELGTRSGGRRGSDGGVRGGRHQRSVSL, from the exons ATGGCTGAGCTCAGACAGGTTCCAGGAGGGCGGGAGACCCCACAGGGGGAGCTGCGGCCTGAAGTTGTAGAGGATGAAGTCCCTAGGAGCCCAGTCGCAGAAGagcctggaggaggtggaagcAGCAGCAGTGAGGCCAAATTGTCCCCAAGAGAGGAGGAAGAACTGGATCCTAGAATACAG GAGGAGTTGGAGCACCTGAACCAGGCCAGCGAGGAGATCAACCAGGTGGAACTACAACTGGAT GAGGCCAGGACCACCTATCGGAGGATCCTACAGGAGTCGGCGAGGAAACTGAATACACAGGGTTCCCACTTGGGGAGCTGCATCGAGAAAGCCCGGCCCTACTATGAGGCTCGGCGGCTGGCTAAGGAG GCTCAGCAGGAGACACAGAAGGCAGCGCTGCGGTACGAGCGGGCCGTAAGCATGCACAACGCTGCTCGAGAAATGGTGTTTGTGGCTGAGCAGGGCGTCATGGCTGACAAGAACCGACTGGACCCCACGTGGCAGGAGATGCTGAACCATGCTACCTGCAAG GTGAATGAGGCGGAGGAAGAGCGGCTTCGAGGTGAGCGGGAGCACCAGCGAGTGACTCGGCTGTGCCAACAGGCTGAGGCTCGGGTCCAAGCCCTGCAGAAGACCCTCCGGAGGGCCATCGGCAAGAGCCGCCCCTACTTTGAGCTCAAGGCCCAGTTCAGCCAGATCCTGGAG GAGCACAAGGCCAAGGTGACAGAACTGGAGCAGCAGGTAGCTCAGGCCAAGACGCGCTACTCCGTGGCCCTTCGTAACCTGGAGCAGATCAGCGAGCAGATTCACGCACGGCGCCGCGGGGGtctgcctccccaccccctggGCCCTCGGCGCTCCTCCCCCGTGGGGGCCGAAGCAGGACCTGAGGACATAGAGGACGGAGACAGCGGGATTGAGGGGGCCGAGGGTGCGGGGCTGGAGGAGGGCAGCAGCCTGgggcccggccccgcccccgacACCGACACCCTGAGTCTGCTGAGCCTGCGCACGGTGGCTTCAGACCTGCAGAAGTGCGACTCCGTGGAGCACTTGCGAGGCCTCTCGGACCACGTCAGTCTGGACGGCCAAGAGCTGGGAACCCGGAGTGGAGGGCGCCGGGGCAGCGACGGCGGAGTCCGTGGGGGTCGGCACCAGCGCAGCGTCAGCCTGTAG
- the SH3BP5L gene encoding SH3 domain-binding protein 5-like isoform X2: MGPGSVMCPLGQVNEAEEERLRGEREHQRVTRLCQQAEARVQALQKTLRRAIGKSRPYFELKAQFSQILEEHKAKVTELEQQVAQAKTRYSVALRNLEQISEQIHARRRGGLPPHPLGPRRSSPVGAEAGPEDIEDGDSGIEGAEGAGLEEGSSLGPGPAPDTDTLSLLSLRTVASDLQKCDSVEHLRGLSDHVSLDGQELGTRSGGRRGSDGGVRGGRHQRSVSL, from the exons ATGGGTCCTGGCTCAGTGATGTGTCCTCTGGGCCAGGTGAATGAGGCGGAGGAAGAGCGGCTTCGAGGTGAGCGGGAGCACCAGCGAGTGACTCGGCTGTGCCAACAGGCTGAGGCTCGGGTCCAAGCCCTGCAGAAGACCCTCCGGAGGGCCATCGGCAAGAGCCGCCCCTACTTTGAGCTCAAGGCCCAGTTCAGCCAGATCCTGGAG GAGCACAAGGCCAAGGTGACAGAACTGGAGCAGCAGGTAGCTCAGGCCAAGACGCGCTACTCCGTGGCCCTTCGTAACCTGGAGCAGATCAGCGAGCAGATTCACGCACGGCGCCGCGGGGGtctgcctccccaccccctggGCCCTCGGCGCTCCTCCCCCGTGGGGGCCGAAGCAGGACCTGAGGACATAGAGGACGGAGACAGCGGGATTGAGGGGGCCGAGGGTGCGGGGCTGGAGGAGGGCAGCAGCCTGgggcccggccccgcccccgacACCGACACCCTGAGTCTGCTGAGCCTGCGCACGGTGGCTTCAGACCTGCAGAAGTGCGACTCCGTGGAGCACTTGCGAGGCCTCTCGGACCACGTCAGTCTGGACGGCCAAGAGCTGGGAACCCGGAGTGGAGGGCGCCGGGGCAGCGACGGCGGAGTCCGTGGGGGTCGGCACCAGCGCAGCGTCAGCCTGTAG